Proteins encoded within one genomic window of Halorussus salilacus:
- a CDS encoding Cdc6/Cdc18 family protein, which yields MGSFDFVREYSPYTNREALLDDYTPDTLVGRDDELEEYHGALQPAIYGEQPDNIFLYGKAGVGKTAATRFLLNKLEDNADEYEDLEVRTEIVNCDGLNSSYRVASHLVNAMRPPSSHISETGYSRSQVYDLMWEELDSHGGIVLVVLDEIDHLKDDSILYQLSRARENENLTEARIGLIGISNDLTFRDSLSPKVRSSLCERAISFSTYDANELRAVLEQRKNVAFKEGVLTDDVVPLCAAFGAQESGDARKALDLLLKAGDLAREENEKRVTEQHVRRGRELLEREQVARGIADLNDHERLVVYALATLEAENDTPARSREIYTRYKSLSEAAQRDPLTARWLREHLDDLAMLGILNVTEINEGSAGGKYREYDLQQDLAVVLDALEETFESMGVHTSVKDYI from the coding sequence ATGGGTTCGTTCGACTTCGTCCGCGAGTACTCTCCCTACACCAACCGCGAAGCCTTGCTGGACGACTACACGCCCGACACGCTCGTCGGGCGCGACGACGAACTGGAGGAGTACCACGGGGCGCTCCAGCCCGCCATCTACGGCGAGCAACCCGACAACATCTTCCTCTACGGCAAGGCCGGGGTGGGCAAGACCGCCGCCACGCGGTTCCTGCTGAACAAGCTCGAAGACAACGCCGACGAGTACGAGGACCTCGAGGTCCGGACCGAGATCGTCAACTGCGACGGCCTCAACTCCTCCTACCGGGTCGCGAGCCACCTCGTCAACGCGATGCGACCCCCGTCGAGCCACATCAGCGAGACGGGCTACTCCCGCTCGCAGGTGTACGACCTCATGTGGGAGGAACTCGACTCCCACGGGGGCATCGTCCTCGTCGTGCTCGACGAGATCGACCACCTCAAGGACGACTCAATCCTCTATCAGCTCTCGCGCGCCCGAGAGAACGAGAACCTCACCGAGGCACGAATCGGCCTCATCGGCATCTCCAACGACCTCACCTTCCGCGATTCGCTCTCCCCGAAGGTCCGCTCGTCGCTCTGTGAACGCGCCATCTCCTTCTCGACCTACGACGCCAACGAACTCCGCGCTGTCCTCGAACAGCGCAAGAACGTGGCGTTCAAGGAGGGCGTCCTGACCGACGACGTGGTCCCGCTCTGCGCCGCGTTCGGCGCGCAGGAGTCGGGCGACGCCCGCAAGGCGCTCGACCTCCTGCTCAAGGCCGGGGACCTCGCCCGCGAGGAGAACGAGAAGCGGGTCACCGAACAGCACGTCCGCCGGGGCCGGGAGCTCCTCGAACGCGAGCAGGTCGCCCGGGGCATCGCCGACCTCAACGACCACGAGCGCCTCGTGGTCTACGCGCTGGCCACCCTCGAAGCCGAGAACGACACGCCCGCTCGCTCGCGCGAAATCTACACTCGTTACAAGTCGCTGTCCGAGGCCGCCCAGCGCGACCCCCTGACCGCCCGGTGGCTCCGCGAGCATCTGGACGACCTCGCGATGCTGGGCATCCTGAACGTCACCGAGATCAACGAGGGGTCTGCGGGCGGGAAGTACCGGGAGTACGACCTCCAGCAGGACCTCGCGGTGGTGCTCGACGCTCTGGAGGAGACCTTCGAGTCGATGGGCGTCCACACCAGCGTGAAGGACTACATCTAG
- a CDS encoding NADH:flavin oxidoreductase/NADH oxidase — MNDDLFTPLSIRGTTIRNRVMVSPMCQYSCEDDGLATDWHEVHLGSRATGGAGIVMAEATAVEPRGRISPNDLGIWSDDHAEALAPVAEFVADRGATPAIQLAHAGRKASKTRPWEGSEPLQPDEGGWETLAPSAIPYPYDDDPPETREMDRDDIAAFVDDFRTAAERALDAGFEIAEVHAAHGYLLHEFLSPVTNRREDAYGGDFEGRTRLAREVTAAVREVWPDDLPVFVRVSASDWLDDRESWTVEDTARLAPLLADAGADLIDVSSGGIHPDQEIPSAGPNYQVPYAERVGENTDALVGAVGGITEPAQADALIRNGRADLAIVGREHLRDPYFALHAAEALGALDRVDVPVQYRRAFE, encoded by the coding sequence ATGAACGACGACCTGTTCACGCCGCTGTCGATTCGCGGGACGACGATTCGAAACCGCGTGATGGTCTCCCCGATGTGTCAGTACTCCTGCGAGGACGACGGACTCGCCACCGACTGGCACGAGGTCCACCTCGGCAGTCGCGCCACCGGCGGGGCCGGAATCGTGATGGCCGAGGCCACCGCGGTCGAGCCCCGCGGGCGCATCTCGCCCAACGACCTCGGCATCTGGAGCGACGACCACGCCGAGGCGCTCGCGCCGGTCGCCGAGTTCGTCGCCGACCGCGGGGCGACCCCCGCCATCCAGCTCGCCCACGCCGGGCGCAAGGCGAGCAAGACCCGACCGTGGGAGGGAAGCGAACCCCTCCAACCGGACGAGGGCGGCTGGGAGACGCTCGCGCCGAGCGCGATTCCCTACCCCTACGACGACGACCCGCCCGAGACCCGGGAGATGGACCGCGACGACATCGCGGCGTTCGTCGACGACTTCCGGACAGCGGCCGAGCGCGCACTCGACGCTGGCTTCGAGATAGCAGAGGTCCACGCCGCCCACGGCTACCTGCTCCACGAATTCCTGTCGCCCGTCACCAACCGCCGCGAGGACGCCTACGGCGGCGACTTCGAGGGCCGGACCCGCCTCGCCCGGGAGGTCACCGCGGCGGTCCGGGAGGTGTGGCCCGACGACCTGCCCGTGTTCGTCAGGGTCTCGGCCAGCGACTGGCTCGACGACCGCGAGTCGTGGACCGTCGAGGACACCGCGCGGCTCGCCCCGCTTCTCGCCGACGCGGGTGCCGACCTGATAGACGTGAGTTCGGGCGGCATCCACCCCGATCAGGAGATTCCGAGCGCGGGGCCGAACTACCAGGTGCCCTACGCCGAGCGCGTGGGCGAGAACACCGACGCGCTCGTCGGCGCGGTCGGGGGCATCACCGAACCCGCGCAGGCAGACGCCCTCATCCGGAACGGCCGGGCCGACCTCGCCATCGTCGGCCGCGAGCACCTCCGGGACCCCTACTTCGCGCTCCACGCCGCCGAGGCGCTGGGGGCGCTCGACCGCGTGGACGTGCCGGTCCAGTACCGGCGCGCGTTCGAGTAG
- a CDS encoding carbon-nitrogen hydrolase family protein: MDDSDRDTDARPSDAPISDARPSDAPTVAACQTTVADLDVDANLATVRERVADLPPEVEVAVFPEYALTGFVGDERIGAVALARDGPALARLREAATAADCALLVGFVEETGDAYHNAVAYLDPDGGTTVYRKRHLWANEREVLTPGEDRVTVETPVGTAGLLTCYDLNFVGESAALARPEVDALFVIGAWPDAHHRNWELLVRARALDGVRWVVAAGRTGRKSVPSPGPDRSESDDEPTTYAGRSRVVRPDGRVQAGLDRGERDLVANLDPAVLARCRETIPVHEDARR, encoded by the coding sequence ATGGACGATTCGGACCGCGATACGGACGCCAGACCGTCCGACGCGCCGATTTCAGACGCCAGACCGTCCGACGCGCCGACGGTCGCGGCCTGCCAGACGACGGTCGCCGACCTCGACGTCGACGCGAACCTCGCGACGGTCCGCGAGCGCGTGGCCGACCTTCCTCCCGAGGTCGAAGTCGCCGTCTTCCCCGAGTACGCGCTGACCGGGTTCGTCGGCGACGAGCGCATCGGGGCCGTCGCGCTCGCGCGCGACGGCCCCGCGCTGGCCCGCCTCCGCGAGGCCGCGACCGCCGCCGACTGCGCGCTCCTCGTCGGCTTCGTCGAGGAGACGGGAGACGCCTACCACAACGCCGTCGCCTACCTCGACCCCGACGGCGGGACGACCGTCTACCGGAAGCGCCACCTCTGGGCCAACGAGCGCGAGGTTCTGACCCCCGGAGAAGACCGCGTCACCGTCGAGACGCCCGTCGGCACCGCGGGCCTGCTGACATGCTACGACCTCAACTTCGTCGGCGAGAGCGCGGCGCTCGCCCGCCCAGAGGTGGACGCGCTGTTCGTCATCGGCGCGTGGCCCGACGCCCACCATCGGAACTGGGAACTCCTCGTGCGCGCTCGCGCGCTCGACGGCGTCCGGTGGGTGGTCGCGGCGGGCCGGACCGGTCGCAAGTCGGTCCCGAGCCCGGGCCCGGACCGAAGCGAGTCGGACGACGAACCGACCACGTACGCCGGGCGCTCGCGAGTGGTCCGACCCGACGGGCGCGTGCAGGCCGGACTCGACCGCGGGGAGCGCGACCTCGTGGCGAATCTGGACCCCGCGGTGCTGGCGAGGTGTCGGGAGACGATTCCGGTTCACGAGGACGCCCGTCGGTGA
- the dpsA gene encoding DNA starvation/stationary phase protection protein DpsA: MSKQQRQIRQQAGTVEENPVRLDRGKAEQVVEALNADLAASYVLYHQLRKHHWNVAGAQYRELHLFWGEAAEDAEENADELAERVQALGGVPVSGPAALERHSPIPFEGEDVYDVRTSLENDLDAYGDVIESVSSHIELAESLGDHATAEILREQLVGIEEYAHEVDHFLAHDSLTLW, translated from the coding sequence ATGAGCAAACAGCAACGACAGATACGTCAGCAGGCGGGCACCGTCGAGGAGAACCCGGTCCGACTCGACCGCGGCAAGGCCGAACAGGTCGTGGAGGCGCTGAACGCCGACCTCGCGGCGAGCTACGTCCTCTACCACCAGCTCCGAAAGCATCACTGGAACGTCGCGGGCGCGCAGTACCGCGAGCTACACCTCTTCTGGGGCGAGGCCGCCGAGGACGCCGAGGAGAACGCCGACGAGCTCGCGGAGCGAGTTCAGGCGCTCGGCGGCGTCCCCGTGAGCGGTCCGGCCGCGCTCGAACGCCACAGCCCGATTCCGTTCGAGGGCGAGGACGTCTACGACGTGCGGACCTCGCTGGAGAACGACCTCGACGCCTACGGCGACGTCATCGAGAGCGTGAGCAGTCACATCGAACTCGCCGAGAGCCTCGGCGACCACGCGACCGCGGAAATCCTGCGCGAGCAACTGGTCGGAATCGAGGAGTACGCTCACGAGGTAGACCACTTCCTCGCACACGACTCGCTGACGCTCTGGTGA
- a CDS encoding aldehyde dehydrogenase family protein — translation MSQRPLQRRERLYIDGDWHDADDVLEVTDLADGGTFAQVAAASPEQADDALAAAQRAQSAMRETTIPERADWMDDIADGLLERKEELAEVVVREAGKPISSARGEVESAAERFRRAKEEARALKGDFREGTTAGHEGWEAIVKHEPIGTVLAITPYNYPVSTTALSVAPALAAGNSVILKPASDTPVSAAILAEVISELDLPDGAFNLVSGRGSDIGDVLAGDDRINMISMTGSSAAGRHVAKESGMVNLHMELGGNAPAVVFPDADLSKVAGECAKGSFKYAGQRCSAVSRVLAHESVHDEVVDLLEAEMDSWQPGDLFEEDTTMGPLIDEGQAEWVEELVDDAVGKGAKLVRGGERGGREFEPTLLANVPHDARIVHEEQFGPVAAVTTFETEAEAVEIANRGDLALDASVFTGDYDRAMELADELDAGAVRINGAPSHGLGDIPFGGNKASGIGRQGLHTTIKEMTREKSIVL, via the coding sequence ATGTCACAACGACCACTCCAGCGCCGAGAACGCCTCTACATCGACGGCGACTGGCACGACGCCGACGACGTGCTCGAAGTCACCGACCTCGCCGACGGCGGCACCTTCGCGCAGGTCGCGGCCGCGAGTCCCGAGCAGGCCGACGACGCCTTGGCCGCGGCCCAGCGCGCCCAGTCGGCGATGCGCGAGACGACGATTCCCGAGCGCGCCGACTGGATGGACGACATCGCCGACGGCCTCCTCGAACGCAAGGAGGAGCTCGCCGAGGTCGTCGTCCGCGAGGCGGGCAAGCCCATCTCCTCGGCGCGCGGCGAGGTCGAGTCGGCCGCCGAGCGGTTCCGCCGGGCGAAGGAGGAGGCCCGCGCGCTGAAGGGCGACTTCCGCGAGGGAACCACCGCGGGCCACGAGGGGTGGGAGGCCATCGTCAAGCACGAACCCATCGGCACCGTGCTGGCCATCACGCCCTACAACTACCCGGTCTCGACCACCGCGCTGTCGGTCGCGCCTGCGCTCGCGGCCGGGAACAGCGTCATCCTCAAGCCCGCGAGCGACACGCCGGTCAGCGCCGCGATTCTGGCCGAGGTGATCTCGGAGTTGGACCTGCCCGACGGCGCGTTCAACCTCGTCTCCGGCCGAGGGAGCGACATCGGCGACGTGCTCGCGGGCGACGACCGAATCAACATGATCTCGATGACCGGGTCGAGCGCCGCGGGCAGACACGTCGCCAAGGAGAGCGGCATGGTCAACCTCCACATGGAACTGGGCGGCAACGCGCCCGCGGTCGTGTTCCCCGACGCCGACCTCTCGAAGGTGGCGGGCGAGTGCGCGAAGGGGTCGTTCAAGTACGCGGGCCAGCGGTGTTCGGCCGTGAGCCGCGTGCTGGCCCACGAGTCGGTCCACGACGAGGTGGTCGACCTGCTGGAGGCCGAGATGGATAGCTGGCAGCCCGGCGACCTCTTCGAGGAGGACACCACCATGGGTCCGCTCATCGACGAGGGGCAGGCCGAGTGGGTCGAGGAACTCGTCGATGACGCGGTCGGGAAGGGCGCGAAGTTGGTCCGGGGCGGCGAGCGCGGCGGCCGGGAGTTCGAACCCACGCTACTCGCGAACGTCCCCCACGACGCCCGAATCGTCCACGAGGAGCAGTTCGGTCCCGTCGCGGCGGTGACCACGTTCGAGACCGAGGCCGAGGCCGTCGAGATCGCCAATCGGGGGGACCTCGCGCTCGACGCCTCGGTGTTCACCGGTGACTACGACCGCGCGATGGAGTTGGCCGACGAACTCGACGCCGGTGCGGTCCGGATCAACGGCGCGCCGAGCCACGGGCTTGGCGACATCCCCTTCGGCGGCAACAAGGCCTCCGGTATCGGGCGTCAGGGCCTCCACACGACGATAAAGGAGATGACTCGCGAGAAGAGCATCGTGCTCTGA
- a CDS encoding DUF7504 family protein, with protein sequence MSGEERRGSPEATVRFRRRLADLKRNGSNILLVGTDALAAACERLLGESDAGPRYRLFVTADAGPDTARAKLDAVGPRPDRDAAAVVNWGTDVRGGATASDDADVTASDRDSPGPSRGGPPSDGGSPSDGGPKPDDGPKSDGGPTLREVAVEGDDLRDLGVAVEDAIEGFEEGGARISPAELRVCFDSLTPLVEDYGDRDVRRFLLGVTETVERVDGMGHYHLPARYDSEVVGSLSPLFDAVVEVRRADGEIQQRWHLSDPDIATDWLAL encoded by the coding sequence ATGTCGGGGGAGGAACGAAGGGGGAGTCCGGAGGCGACCGTCCGGTTCAGACGTCGGCTGGCCGACCTCAAGCGGAACGGGAGCAACATCCTGCTCGTCGGGACCGACGCGCTGGCCGCCGCCTGCGAGCGCCTGCTCGGGGAGTCGGACGCCGGACCCCGGTATCGGCTGTTCGTCACGGCCGACGCCGGTCCCGACACCGCGAGGGCCAAACTGGACGCTGTGGGGCCGCGTCCCGACCGCGACGCTGCCGCGGTGGTGAACTGGGGGACCGACGTCCGCGGCGGCGCGACCGCCAGCGACGACGCGGACGTGACCGCCAGCGACCGCGATTCCCCGGGCCCGTCCCGGGGCGGCCCGCCGTCCGACGGCGGTTCGCCGTCGGACGGCGGGCCGAAACCGGACGACGGACCAAAATCGGACGGCGGGCCGACGCTCCGGGAGGTAGCGGTCGAGGGCGACGACCTCCGGGACCTCGGGGTCGCGGTCGAGGACGCCATCGAGGGGTTCGAGGAGGGGGGCGCGCGCATCTCGCCCGCGGAGCTCCGGGTGTGCTTCGACTCGCTCACGCCGCTCGTCGAGGACTACGGGGACCGCGACGTGCGCCGGTTCCTGCTCGGCGTGACCGAGACCGTCGAGCGCGTCGACGGCATGGGCCACTACCACCTGCCCGCGAGGTACGACTCCGAGGTCGTCGGCTCGCTCTCGCCGCTGTTCGACGCCGTGGTCGAGGTGCGGCGGGCTGACGGCGAGATTCAGCAACGGTGGCACCTCTCGGACCCCGACATCGCGACCGACTGGCTCGCGCTGTAG